From Azospirillum sp. TSA2s, a single genomic window includes:
- a CDS encoding peptidoglycan-binding protein: MPQAVHAPAGSDADRVRRIQRIVGVTPDGHYGPVTKAAVVVWQAAHFLKADGVVGPVTAKAMWGR, encoded by the coding sequence ATGCCGCAAGCCGTTCACGCCCCGGCCGGCTCCGATGCCGACCGCGTCCGCCGCATCCAGCGCATCGTCGGCGTCACCCCAGACGGCCACTATGGCCCGGTCACCAAGGCTGCCGTGGTGGTGTGGCAGGCGGCACACTTCCTGAAGGCGGACGGTGTCGTCGGACCGGTGACGGCCAAGGCGATGTGGGGTCGGTGA
- a CDS encoding GNAT family N-acetyltransferase translates to MTITIRDATDVDLPALIGLLRVMHAEVGIGRLDEPKAVGMISHVLTSGAVFVAELDGAIVGSVGLTADSWWYSQDRFLTDVWTFVHPDARKTRAAALLIGEARAMAKRLGAPLVLGLFNRVEIDRKAQFYQRLGLEPVGVWFFQEA, encoded by the coding sequence ATGACGATCACCATCCGCGACGCCACTGACGTCGATCTGCCGGCGCTGATCGGCCTGCTGCGCGTCATGCACGCCGAGGTCGGGATCGGCCGCCTCGACGAGCCCAAGGCCGTCGGCATGATCAGCCATGTCCTGACCAGCGGCGCGGTGTTCGTCGCTGAACTGGACGGTGCCATCGTCGGCTCGGTCGGACTGACGGCCGATTCCTGGTGGTACAGCCAGGATCGTTTCCTGACCGACGTTTGGACTTTTGTCCACCCCGACGCCCGCAAGACGCGCGCGGCGGCGTTGCTGATCGGCGAGGCGCGGGCCATGGCGAAGCGCCTTGGCGCCCCGCTGGTGCTGGGGCTGTTCAACCGGGTCGAGATCGACCGCAAGGCGCAATTTTACCAGCGTCTCGGCCTGGAGCCGGTCGGCGTCTGGTTCTTTCAGGAGGCTTGA